In one window of Methanoculleus thermophilus DNA:
- a CDS encoding acetate--CoA ligase family protein → MPGRMLTESEGYRLLDSCGIPVPPHHLSASAADARAAADRIGYPVVMKVISPEIIHKSDVGGVITGIRGPDEAEEAYRTIMANSAARAPGAAITGIIVEKEMPPGLEVLVGGKTDPAFGKIITFGLGGKLVELLEDVAIRVLPVDDDEIRSMIREIEGYRLIRGYRGEAPKDEKALVRIIAKMARLFAESPDIREFDLNPVILYEEGASVVDARIIVGDTVGAGSARLSIRAPPDLFYPKSIAVIGASATPTKVGYSVLRNLLSFPGDLYPVNPGRSELFGRKAYPSVLEIPGPVDWAVVAVPAHLVPGVMEECGKKGVRLAIIVTAGFRETGEDGAALEEAVVAIARRHGIRVVGPNCLGVMMPHMGINATFDPVSPRPGDVAFISQSGAIITTVVDWSLPAEFGFSSVISVGNQADLGFEHYLRFAEQDEMTRSITLYVEEIQDGRGFMQIVGDVARNKPVVAVKSGSSQKGRAAASSHTGSLAGSYDVYVAAFRQAGVIPVRSLRDAFNLAELLASEGYPQGKRAIAVTSAGGFAVLASDYAEAYGVDMVDLPDDVLRELNEFLPPIWNHANPMDIIGDADAARFAALFDVLIRHQDFWDIAFVIAVPTTLVDPAHVANEIVRFSRNTEKMVVGCMLGGDSMRSGLRILRGCRIPNFEELEDAFKAVGSVLSVPKARGAGQRRPPRDDRCPGGEG, encoded by the coding sequence TCGAGGGCCCGACGAGGCCGAGGAGGCGTATCGGACCATCATGGCAAACAGCGCGGCCCGGGCCCCCGGTGCCGCGATAACCGGGATCATCGTCGAGAAGGAGATGCCGCCTGGGCTTGAGGTCCTCGTCGGCGGGAAGACCGATCCCGCGTTTGGCAAGATCATCACGTTCGGGCTTGGCGGGAAACTCGTGGAGCTCCTGGAGGATGTCGCTATCCGGGTGCTGCCCGTGGATGATGACGAGATCCGGTCCATGATCCGCGAGATCGAGGGTTACCGGCTCATCCGGGGATATCGCGGGGAGGCGCCGAAGGACGAGAAAGCGCTCGTCCGGATCATCGCGAAGATGGCCCGCCTCTTTGCCGAGAGCCCGGATATCCGGGAGTTCGACCTAAACCCGGTCATCCTCTACGAGGAGGGGGCGAGCGTCGTCGATGCACGGATCATCGTCGGGGATACCGTCGGGGCCGGGAGCGCCCGCCTCAGCATCCGTGCTCCCCCGGACCTCTTCTACCCGAAGTCCATCGCGGTGATCGGGGCGTCGGCGACCCCGACGAAGGTGGGCTACTCGGTCCTCCGAAACCTTCTTTCGTTTCCCGGCGACCTCTACCCGGTCAACCCGGGGAGATCGGAACTCTTCGGGCGGAAGGCATACCCCTCCGTTCTCGAGATCCCCGGCCCGGTGGACTGGGCGGTCGTCGCGGTGCCCGCCCATCTCGTCCCCGGGGTGATGGAGGAGTGCGGGAAGAAGGGGGTGAGGCTTGCCATCATCGTCACCGCGGGGTTCCGGGAGACCGGGGAGGATGGCGCCGCTCTTGAGGAGGCGGTTGTTGCGATCGCGAGAAGGCACGGGATCCGGGTCGTCGGCCCGAACTGCCTTGGGGTGATGATGCCCCATATGGGGATCAACGCCACGTTCGACCCGGTCTCGCCGAGGCCCGGGGACGTCGCCTTCATCTCCCAGAGCGGGGCGATCATCACCACAGTCGTCGACTGGAGCCTCCCTGCGGAGTTCGGGTTCTCGAGCGTCATCAGCGTCGGCAACCAGGCGGATCTCGGGTTCGAGCACTACCTCCGGTTCGCCGAGCAGGACGAGATGACCCGGTCTATCACCCTCTACGTCGAGGAAATCCAGGACGGACGGGGGTTTATGCAGATCGTCGGCGACGTCGCGAGGAATAAGCCGGTCGTCGCGGTCAAGTCCGGGTCGTCGCAAAAAGGCCGGGCTGCGGCATCGTCCCACACGGGATCGCTTGCCGGAAGCTACGACGTCTACGTTGCGGCCTTCCGCCAGGCCGGGGTGATCCCGGTCCGGAGCCTGCGGGACGCCTTCAACCTTGCAGAACTCCTGGCCTCCGAGGGCTACCCGCAGGGGAAGAGGGCGATCGCCGTCACCAGCGCGGGGGGGTTTGCCGTCCTCGCCTCGGATTACGCCGAGGCCTACGGCGTCGATATGGTCGACCTGCCCGACGATGTGCTGCGTGAGTTAAACGAGTTCCTCCCGCCGATCTGGAACCATGCAAACCCCATGGATATCATCGGGGACGCCGACGCCGCCAGGTTTGCTGCTCTCTTTGACGTCCTGATCCGGCACCAGGACTTCTGGGATATCGCGTTCGTGATTGCCGTGCCGACGACGCTCGTCGACCCGGCGCATGTTGCAAACGAGATCGTCCGGTTCTCCCGGAACACCGAGAAGATGGTGGTGGGCTGCATGCTCGGCGGCGATAGCATGCGCAGCGGTCTAAGAATTTTACGCGGCTGCCGGATCCCGAATTTTGAGGAATTAGAGGACGCATTCAAAGCGGTGGGAAGCGTTCTATCCGTCCCGAAGGCGCGGGGAGCGGGGCAGCGGCGCCCGCCCCGCGACGATCGGTGTCCGGGGGGCGAGGGGTGA
- a CDS encoding MBL fold metallo-hydrolase, which translates to MGMLFEKIRSEILAHNSYVVGAEGEAVVIDPRRDCQIYAEIAESNDFKITTIFETHKNEDYVIGSRDLARITGAEILHGARENFRFGTSVHEGDTFRLGPLELEVIETPGHTVESISILLRDRSVSADPLMIFTGDALFAGDVGRTDLAGESKRREMSEMLYASLHEKILPLPDGVIVCPAHGAGSVCGGNISDREYTTIGFEKAANPILSMSKEEFVEYKMNEKIYEPPYFEMMRRLNREGPPLLYSLPHLSAYSARELRSLLDGKAQIIDIRSPTSFAGGHIPGTLNIWRDGLPIYMGYYLNYDDPIVLVDDFNLDLDRVVRYCVRLGYDNIAGYLADGFAAWFKQGEEIERTGTWSPSDLAEHLDDPSVYILDVRKIGQREEKGYIQGSHHIYVGHLEEHLSEIPEDKRIVVHCDVGYKGSIAASILQKHGFSNVINLLGGTIGWEAANYPMIKEEEELYAAPAA; encoded by the coding sequence ATGGGGATGCTGTTTGAGAAGATAAGATCCGAGATCCTTGCCCACAACTCGTATGTGGTTGGGGCGGAGGGGGAGGCGGTGGTCATCGATCCGAGGCGGGACTGCCAGATCTACGCGGAGATCGCCGAGAGCAACGACTTTAAGATCACAACGATCTTTGAGACGCACAAGAACGAGGACTACGTCATCGGGTCCCGCGACCTTGCCCGCATAACAGGGGCCGAGATCCTGCACGGGGCGCGGGAGAACTTCAGGTTCGGGACCAGCGTCCACGAGGGGGATACCTTCAGGCTCGGCCCCCTCGAGCTTGAGGTCATCGAGACCCCCGGACATACGGTCGAGAGCATATCGATACTGCTGCGCGACCGATCCGTCTCCGCCGACCCGCTGATGATCTTTACCGGTGATGCGCTCTTTGCAGGCGACGTCGGGAGGACCGATCTTGCCGGGGAGAGCAAGCGCCGGGAGATGTCCGAGATGCTCTATGCAAGCCTGCACGAGAAGATCCTCCCGCTCCCGGACGGCGTGATCGTCTGCCCCGCTCACGGCGCGGGCTCCGTCTGCGGCGGCAACATCAGCGACCGGGAGTATACGACGATTGGGTTTGAGAAGGCGGCAAATCCCATCCTCTCGATGAGCAAGGAGGAGTTCGTCGAGTACAAGATGAACGAGAAGATCTACGAGCCGCCGTACTTCGAGATGATGCGAAGACTCAACCGGGAGGGCCCGCCCCTTCTCTACAGCCTGCCGCACCTCTCGGCCTATTCCGCCCGGGAACTTCGCTCTCTCCTCGACGGAAAGGCCCAGATCATAGATATCCGGTCCCCGACGAGTTTCGCCGGAGGGCATATCCCGGGGACGCTCAATATCTGGCGGGACGGTCTTCCGATCTACATGGGCTACTACCTGAACTACGACGACCCGATCGTCCTCGTCGACGACTTCAACCTGGACCTGGACCGCGTGGTCCGCTACTGTGTGAGGCTTGGCTACGACAACATCGCGGGATACCTCGCCGACGGGTTTGCGGCCTGGTTCAAGCAGGGCGAAGAGATCGAGCGGACCGGGACCTGGTCCCCGTCCGATCTCGCGGAGCACCTGGACGACCCTTCGGTCTATATCCTCGATGTCCGCAAGATCGGCCAGCGGGAGGAGAAGGGCTACATCCAGGGCTCCCACCACATCTACGTCGGGCACCTCGAGGAGCACCTTTCGGAGATCCCGGAGGATAAGCGGATCGTCGTCCACTGCGATGTCGGGTACAAGGGAAGCATCGCAGCAAGCATCCTCCAGAAGCACGGGTTCTCAAACGTCATAAACCTCCTTGGAGGCACGATCGGGTGGGAGGCGGCGAACTACCCGATGATCAAAGAAGAGGAGGAACTTTACGCCGCGCCGGCGGCGTAG
- a CDS encoding HepT-like ribonuclease domain-containing protein → MDYEDFLANDLVQDGVIRNLMVIGEAVILIPEPLKCQYPNIPWRKIAGMRDILIHAYFGIHNEILWDAIKNKIPELQVAVRQMLDDGDA, encoded by the coding sequence ATGGACTACGAAGATTTTTTGGCAAACGACCTGGTGCAGGACGGAGTGATCCGGAACCTCATGGTCATCGGCGAGGCCGTGATACTCATCCCCGAACCGTTGAAATGCCAATACCCCAATATCCCCTGGAGAAAGATTGCAGGGATGCGGGATATCCTCATTCACGCATACTTCGGCATTCATAACGAGATCCTGTGGGACGCTATCAAGAACAAGATCCCTGAACTACAGGTTGCAGTCAGGCAGATGCTTGATGACGGGGACGCTTGA
- a CDS encoding nucleotidyltransferase family protein: MLTADGILDALAKHRERIRSLGVRRIGVFGSFVRGEEREESDIDILIEFEEGRRSFDTYMDLKFFLEDLFGRRVDLVDRDTIKPALEPYILRSVRYVPGL; the protein is encoded by the coding sequence ATGCTTACAGCCGATGGCATCCTCGATGCGCTCGCAAAACACCGGGAACGGATCAGGAGCCTGGGGGTCCGGCGGATCGGGGTCTTTGGGTCGTTTGTCCGGGGCGAGGAGCGTGAAGAGAGCGATATCGATATCCTCATCGAGTTCGAGGAAGGGAGGCGCTCCTTCGACACGTACATGGACCTCAAGTTCTTCCTCGAAGATCTCTTCGGGAGAAGGGTCGACCTCGTCGACCGCGACACCATAAAACCGGCTCTCGAGCCGTATATACTCAGGAGCGTCCGGTATGTCCCGGGATTATAA
- the cas3 gene encoding CRISPR-associated helicase Cas3', translating into MVCPMYYAHSTNNSDKQNWQLLRVHLKNVADIASQFAGDFNAGKLAYAGGLLHDIGKYSAEFQRRLEGANIRVDHSTAGALEARALYPKQFSRILEYIITGHHGGLLNYGSEASGLEERLGNRFLPDYSAYRDEIQAPDLKGFRPVLQPVRNGIGFTVAFYTRMLYSCLVDADSLDTEAFADPGAYSVRGRYDSFETLSRRFDEYMAVLLSGADETLINKQRREIYEQCREAASLPPQVFTLTVPTGGGKTLSSMAFALEHLKRHNLKRIFYVIPYTSIIEQNAAIFRKIFGNRNVLEHHSNFDPMTVPDDDADPVRYLLELSAENWDMPIIVTTNVQFFESLFSNKRSRCRKIHNLARSVIILDEAQMLPTDFLRPCLQALSELVRNYGSTVVICTATQPRLSDLLDESIRPAEIMRSPAELYEVFRRVNVHDLGPMSDEELTARLQKHHQVLCIVNTRAHAQHLHASLSEHGRCFHLSARMCPIHRRKQLKEIKDLIKAGAECRVVSTQLIEAGVDIDFPIVYRGATGIDSVAQAAGRCNREGKAERGEVYVFRSTERYGQATSWQRLTAEVGRMVMDIYGDPLSLRAVEAYFQRLYSYKGDKGLDREGILESFEKRAREFAFPFEDVGWKFCIIEQGTKDLIVPYGDEGRALLDELRASESPWKYARHLQGYTINIYPNEFRELERAGKIDLFGDRFWILNDMSQYSEEIGLINRKGNEGEGSLLIV; encoded by the coding sequence GTGGTCTGCCCCATGTACTACGCCCATTCCACAAACAATTCCGATAAACAGAATTGGCAGTTGCTCAGAGTTCACCTCAAGAACGTTGCCGATATTGCGTCGCAGTTTGCTGGGGATTTTAATGCCGGTAAACTTGCTTACGCCGGAGGGTTGCTGCATGACATCGGGAAGTATTCGGCAGAGTTCCAGAGGCGCCTTGAGGGAGCAAACATTCGGGTCGACCACTCGACCGCCGGGGCACTGGAGGCAAGGGCACTGTACCCAAAACAGTTCAGCCGTATCCTTGAGTACATCATCACCGGGCACCATGGAGGTCTATTGAACTATGGCAGCGAGGCGAGCGGGCTTGAAGAGCGCTTGGGAAACAGGTTTTTACCGGATTACTCGGCGTACCGGGACGAGATCCAGGCCCCTGATCTTAAGGGGTTCCGCCCGGTTCTGCAGCCGGTCCGAAACGGGATCGGATTTACGGTGGCCTTCTATACGCGCATGCTCTACTCGTGCCTCGTCGATGCGGATTCTCTCGATACTGAAGCGTTCGCAGATCCCGGGGCATACTCCGTCCGGGGGCGATACGACTCGTTTGAGACCCTCTCCCGGAGGTTCGATGAGTATATGGCCGTCCTCCTCTCGGGTGCCGACGAAACTCTGATCAACAAGCAGAGAAGGGAGATCTACGAACAGTGCCGGGAGGCGGCATCCCTCCCACCGCAGGTCTTTACCCTGACTGTCCCGACCGGCGGGGGGAAGACACTCTCATCGATGGCATTTGCGCTTGAGCACCTAAAACGCCACAATCTAAAGAGGATATTTTATGTCATCCCCTATACAAGCATCATCGAGCAGAACGCCGCAATATTCAGGAAGATCTTCGGGAACCGGAACGTGCTGGAGCACCATAGCAACTTCGACCCGATGACGGTACCCGACGACGATGCTGACCCCGTGAGGTATCTCCTTGAACTCTCGGCCGAAAACTGGGATATGCCAATCATCGTGACGACAAATGTCCAGTTCTTCGAATCGCTCTTCTCAAACAAACGGTCGCGATGCAGAAAGATCCACAACCTTGCCCGGAGTGTGATCATACTCGATGAGGCCCAGATGCTGCCGACGGACTTCCTGCGGCCCTGCCTCCAGGCTCTCTCTGAACTTGTCCGAAACTACGGTTCCACAGTCGTCATCTGCACGGCGACCCAGCCCAGACTCAGTGATCTACTTGATGAAAGCATCAGGCCCGCCGAGATCATGCGTTCGCCTGCAGAACTTTATGAGGTGTTCCGGCGGGTCAACGTGCACGATCTCGGGCCAATGAGCGACGAGGAACTCACCGCCAGGCTGCAGAAGCACCACCAAGTTCTCTGTATCGTCAATACCAGAGCCCACGCCCAGCACCTGCACGCCTCACTCTCGGAACACGGCCGGTGCTTCCACCTGAGCGCCAGAATGTGCCCCATCCACCGGAGGAAGCAACTGAAGGAGATCAAGGATCTGATTAAAGCGGGTGCAGAGTGCCGTGTCGTCTCGACCCAGCTGATCGAGGCCGGCGTGGATATCGACTTCCCTATTGTCTACCGGGGAGCAACCGGCATCGATTCCGTTGCCCAGGCTGCCGGACGGTGCAACCGTGAGGGAAAGGCAGAGCGGGGAGAGGTCTACGTCTTCCGGTCGACCGAGAGGTATGGTCAGGCTACGAGCTGGCAGCGGCTCACAGCGGAGGTCGGCAGGATGGTCATGGATATATATGGCGATCCACTCTCACTTCGGGCTGTCGAGGCCTACTTCCAGAGACTCTACTCGTATAAGGGTGACAAGGGGCTTGACCGGGAGGGGATACTGGAGTCGTTCGAGAAGAGGGCTCGTGAGTTTGCATTCCCGTTTGAGGATGTCGGGTGGAAGTTCTGCATCATTGAGCAGGGCACAAAGGACCTCATCGTCCCCTATGGCGACGAAGGGAGAGCACTCCTCGACGAACTCCGGGCCAGTGAATCACCGTGGAAGTATGCACGGCATCTGCAAGGGTATACGATCAATATCTACCCTAACGAATTTCGGGAACTCGAACGCGCAGGAAAAATCGACCTCTTCGGCGACAGGTTCTGGATACTGAATGATATGAGCCAATACTCCGAGGAAATTGGACTGATAAATCGAAAAGGTAATGAAGGGGAGGGATCACTACTGATCGTTTAG
- the cas5c gene encoding type I-C CRISPR-associated protein Cas5c, with protein sequence MAIGYGVRLKVWGDYACFTRPEMKTERVSYDVMTPSAARGILEAIYWKPAIRWKVDKIHVLNPIKFDNVRRNERAGKIPATKVMSALRGKDVALFQDSAQGAVQRASLLLRDVCYGIEAHFELTDQAGPDDTAEKHYNIALRRMRKGQCFYQPYFGCREFPVRFELVEGEMPKSCYTGEKDLGFMLYDIDFDDGMKAIFYRAVMVDGVIDVQRCLEFGGVS encoded by the coding sequence ATGGCGATAGGCTATGGAGTACGGCTGAAAGTATGGGGAGATTATGCCTGTTTTACCCGACCGGAGATGAAGACGGAGCGGGTGAGTTACGATGTGATGACCCCCTCGGCTGCACGGGGCATCCTTGAGGCAATCTACTGGAAACCTGCCATCCGCTGGAAGGTTGACAAGATCCACGTCTTAAACCCTATAAAGTTTGACAACGTCCGCCGAAACGAGAGGGCGGGTAAGATCCCGGCGACGAAGGTGATGAGCGCACTCCGCGGGAAGGATGTTGCTCTTTTTCAAGACTCTGCCCAGGGAGCCGTCCAGCGAGCATCATTGCTCTTGCGTGATGTCTGTTATGGTATCGAAGCGCACTTCGAGTTGACCGACCAGGCGGGCCCCGATGATACCGCCGAGAAACACTACAACATCGCGCTCCGCAGAATGCGGAAGGGGCAGTGCTTCTACCAGCCTTATTTCGGCTGCCGTGAGTTCCCGGTCCGGTTCGAACTCGTGGAGGGAGAGATGCCGAAGTCCTGCTACACGGGAGAGAAGGATCTCGGATTCATGCTCTACGACATCGATTTTGACGATGGCATGAAGGCCATCTTTTACCGGGCGGTCATGGTGGACGGCGTCATCGATGTACAGCGGTGCTTAGAGTTCGGGGGCGTCTCATGA
- the cas8c gene encoding type I-C CRISPR-associated protein Cas8c/Csd1, translated as MIIQSLCRYYDILAEDERAKIARFGYGPVDVSFALVISDDGEISYIVDLRSDNKKPRPRTEVVPLHMGRSGTQPPAYFLCDKAKYFFGVEKKKKGAISAADDNQEVIILEKGEKEDLLITKHSRDCFEDFKRLHRKILEDVDDPCVKRFLKFLDRWKPESFLDNTKLLEYKDEILNDSNLVIGCGGIYLHENDAVRAAWEKHLSQGIEKKQTSAQCLVSGRSASVARLHNKVVGVAGTHSSGAPLVAFNDDSFCSYGKKQGLNAPVSELAMFKYTTALNYLLARPEYHMRIADTTVVFWAETSGTACEDLALLFFDPREEADEDSEAESSGPARIQDWKRIELISDILDKVRRGQKVHTEDIGADPEANFYILGLSPNNARLAVRFWHVDTFGNFIARAARHHLDMEIVRGDYDPRYVSMYRLLRETVAPSSDSKAASPLLGGLVMRSILNGGPYPVQMYSAILNRAKVDQPINSIRAGFIKAYLLRLARAGLTNLREDMISVSLNEENQNVPYRLGRLFAVLEKVQADTNREMQSTITSKYFSSASTTPAVVFPVLLKLAQHHIAKSDWGFKTVQAIEETLEGVDEFPAYLSLEEQGMFMLGYYHQRKALYTKKEGKEDLQVRDHE; from the coding sequence ATGATCATCCAGTCTCTCTGCCGGTATTATGACATCCTCGCGGAGGATGAGAGAGCAAAAATAGCTCGATTTGGATACGGTCCCGTTGACGTTTCCTTTGCCCTTGTTATTTCGGATGATGGTGAGATATCATACATTGTTGATCTCAGGAGTGACAATAAGAAACCAAGACCGAGAACTGAGGTTGTGCCACTGCACATGGGTCGCTCAGGGACGCAACCCCCGGCGTATTTCTTATGTGATAAGGCCAAGTATTTCTTTGGCGTGGAGAAGAAGAAAAAGGGTGCTATTTCTGCCGCAGACGACAATCAAGAAGTCATCATTCTAGAAAAAGGAGAAAAAGAGGATCTCTTGATTACAAAACATTCCCGAGATTGTTTTGAAGATTTCAAACGCCTTCATCGTAAGATCCTGGAGGATGTAGACGATCCATGTGTAAAGAGATTCTTGAAATTCCTTGATCGATGGAAGCCTGAATCGTTCCTTGACAACACGAAACTTCTAGAGTATAAAGATGAGATCCTCAACGACAGCAATTTAGTGATTGGTTGTGGAGGAATATATCTTCACGAGAACGATGCTGTCAGAGCTGCTTGGGAAAAGCACTTATCGCAGGGTATAGAAAAGAAGCAAACAAGTGCCCAATGCCTTGTAAGTGGACGGTCGGCTTCTGTAGCGCGGTTACATAATAAGGTTGTTGGAGTCGCTGGCACGCATTCCTCAGGTGCTCCGCTCGTCGCGTTCAATGATGATTCTTTCTGCTCCTATGGTAAAAAGCAGGGCCTCAACGCCCCGGTCAGCGAGTTGGCGATGTTTAAGTATACCACCGCTCTGAACTATCTCCTTGCACGCCCGGAGTATCACATGCGCATTGCCGATACAACGGTCGTCTTCTGGGCGGAGACAAGCGGGACGGCCTGCGAGGATCTTGCGCTTCTCTTCTTCGATCCTCGTGAAGAGGCCGATGAGGACAGTGAAGCAGAATCCTCTGGTCCGGCGAGGATTCAGGACTGGAAGAGAATCGAACTGATCTCCGATATCCTCGATAAGGTTCGGAGGGGCCAGAAGGTCCATACCGAGGATATCGGGGCAGACCCTGAGGCGAACTTCTACATACTTGGCCTCTCTCCCAACAACGCGAGACTTGCGGTCCGGTTCTGGCACGTTGATACCTTTGGCAACTTTATCGCAAGAGCCGCACGGCATCACCTGGACATGGAGATCGTCAGGGGCGATTACGATCCGCGGTATGTCTCGATGTATCGTTTGTTGAGAGAGACGGTTGCGCCGAGTTCGGATAGCAAGGCCGCTTCCCCGCTCCTTGGCGGCCTTGTTATGCGGTCGATCCTGAACGGTGGACCATACCCTGTTCAGATGTACAGCGCGATCCTCAATCGGGCGAAGGTGGATCAGCCAATCAACTCGATCCGGGCGGGCTTCATCAAAGCCTACCTGCTCCGCCTTGCGAGAGCCGGTCTGACTAATTTAAGGGAGGATATGATTAGCGTGAGTCTAAACGAGGAGAATCAGAACGTGCCGTACCGCCTTGGGAGGCTCTTTGCAGTCCTCGAGAAGGTACAGGCCGATACGAACAGAGAGATGCAGAGCACGATCACCAGCAAGTACTTCAGCAGTGCGTCGACGACGCCGGCGGTGGTCTTCCCGGTTCTGCTGAAACTTGCACAGCACCATATCGCAAAGTCCGATTGGGGATTCAAGACGGTGCAGGCGATCGAAGAGACGCTGGAAGGTGTTGATGAGTTCCCGGCATACTTGAGCCTGGAGGAGCAGGGGATGTTCATGCTCGGCTACTACCACCAGCGTAAGGCGCTTTACACGAAGAAAGAGGGAAAAGAGGATTTGCAGGTGAGGGATCATGAGTGA
- the cas7c gene encoding type I-C CRISPR-associated protein Cas7/Csd2, giving the protein MSEPIKNRYEFVLLFDVENGNPNGDPDMGNMPRIDPQTGHGIVTDVCLKRKVRDYIDLVKSDDSGRNVPGYNIYVKSGVVLNDLHAMAYKSINRPPKGKKELADPAATQFMCENFYDIRTFGAVMSTGVNCGQVRGPVQLNFSRSIDPIFQQEVTITRLAVTTEGDREKGRTMGKKQIVPYALYRTEGYVSAHLAQKTGFSDDDLELFWESLVNMFEHDHSASRGKLSARKLIVFKHDTALGCCQSHLLFDKVRVERISGDLPPRSFGDYRVTVDRDVPAGVEIIEKL; this is encoded by the coding sequence ATGAGTGAGCCTATTAAAAACCGGTATGAGTTTGTCCTGTTGTTTGATGTCGAGAATGGAAATCCGAATGGTGACCCGGATATGGGGAATATGCCACGGATCGATCCGCAGACGGGACATGGTATCGTAACAGATGTTTGCCTCAAGAGAAAAGTCAGAGATTATATCGACCTTGTTAAATCGGATGATTCTGGCCGCAATGTACCAGGATATAACATATATGTCAAGTCGGGTGTGGTTTTAAATGATTTACATGCAATGGCGTATAAAAGCATAAACCGCCCCCCTAAAGGCAAGAAAGAACTGGCAGATCCCGCTGCTACCCAATTTATGTGCGAGAATTTTTATGATATCAGAACTTTTGGTGCTGTAATGTCAACGGGTGTTAATTGCGGACAGGTCAGAGGACCGGTGCAGCTCAACTTTTCCCGTAGCATTGACCCGATCTTCCAGCAGGAGGTCACCATCACCCGTCTGGCAGTCACAACCGAGGGGGACCGTGAGAAAGGCCGGACGATGGGGAAGAAGCAGATCGTCCCCTACGCGCTCTATCGCACCGAAGGCTACGTCTCCGCCCATCTCGCTCAGAAGACGGGGTTCTCCGATGACGATCTGGAACTCTTCTGGGAAAGCCTTGTCAATATGTTCGAGCACGACCACTCGGCCTCGAGGGGCAAGTTGTCTGCCCGGAAACTGATCGTCTTCAAGCACGACACGGCCCTGGGATGCTGCCAGTCACACCTCCTCTTCGACAAGGTCAGGGTTGAACGCATCTCCGGGGATCTGCCTCCGCGATCGTTTGGGGACTATCGTGTCACCGTCGATCGGGACGTGCCTGCCGGGGTCGAGATCATCGAGAAGTTGTGA
- the cas4 gene encoding CRISPR-associated protein Cas4 produces the protein MSTVRYTDEELLALSGIQHFCFCRRQWALIHVERQWEENLQTVEGHLVHQRVDDPFFMESRGDVIISRAVPIVSYTLGLYGVADVVEYIRSEDGISLPGHEGLWTVRPVEYKRGRPKIDERDEVQLCAQAICLEEVFNSRISRGDFYYNEIRRRVPLLLSDGLRERVYRLSEEMHELFARGVTPPAEVSRKCGLCSLQNVCMPKLTKKPQSVRKYIRKHIKEACVEDV, from the coding sequence GTGAGTACGGTGCGGTATACTGACGAAGAGCTGCTCGCGTTGTCGGGCATCCAGCACTTCTGTTTTTGCCGGCGTCAGTGGGCCCTCATCCACGTCGAGCGCCAGTGGGAGGAGAACCTCCAGACGGTGGAAGGCCACCTGGTCCATCAGAGGGTGGACGACCCGTTCTTCATGGAGAGCCGCGGCGATGTCATCATATCGCGGGCTGTCCCGATTGTCTCATACACCCTTGGCCTCTATGGCGTGGCCGACGTGGTCGAGTACATCCGCTCGGAAGATGGTATTTCCCTTCCGGGCCACGAAGGCCTCTGGACGGTAAGACCGGTGGAGTACAAGCGGGGGAGACCCAAGATTGACGAGCGCGATGAGGTCCAGCTATGCGCCCAGGCGATCTGTCTGGAAGAGGTGTTTAATTCCCGTATCAGCCGGGGCGACTTCTATTACAACGAGATCCGGCGAAGAGTGCCGCTGCTCCTCTCTGATGGGTTACGAGAGCGGGTTTATCGGTTGTCGGAGGAGATGCATGAACTCTTCGCCAGAGGTGTCACACCCCCTGCTGAAGTCTCGCGGAAGTGCGGCCTCTGTTCCCTCCAGAATGTCTGTATGCCGAAACTGACGAAAAAGCCCCAGTCTGTTCGCAAATATATACGCAAACACATCAAAGAGGCCTGTGTGGAGGATGTCTGA